The Pseudofrankia inefficax genome window below encodes:
- a CDS encoding SDR family NAD(P)-dependent oxidoreductase: MDTDVAIVTGGAGDLGRGVCRALTKAGATVVALDLDPSRADGVERALRCDVMDPAACAAAVEEVVRDFGGVSTLVNLAQGWNKMPLLEVSDAEMRLVFESGPMASLRMMQLCHPYMKARGGGAVINCASASGTQGGVRGEGVYAGAKEAIRGITKHASVEWGPDNIRVNVLCPVATSDPNRWPPTVIDRIPLGRLGDPETDVGGTVVFLAGPSGSFITGRTLFIDGGAGMYR; the protein is encoded by the coding sequence ATGGACACGGACGTCGCGATCGTCACGGGTGGGGCAGGCGACCTCGGGCGCGGAGTCTGCCGGGCTCTCACGAAGGCCGGGGCGACGGTGGTCGCGCTCGACCTCGACCCGTCCCGCGCGGACGGGGTGGAACGCGCCCTGCGCTGCGACGTCATGGACCCGGCCGCCTGCGCCGCCGCGGTCGAGGAGGTCGTCCGCGACTTCGGCGGTGTGAGCACGCTGGTCAACCTCGCCCAGGGCTGGAACAAGATGCCGCTGCTGGAGGTCTCCGACGCCGAGATGCGCCTGGTCTTCGAGTCGGGCCCGATGGCGTCGCTGCGGATGATGCAGCTGTGCCACCCGTACATGAAGGCGCGCGGCGGCGGCGCGGTCATCAACTGCGCGTCCGCGTCCGGGACCCAGGGCGGTGTGCGCGGCGAGGGCGTGTACGCCGGCGCCAAGGAGGCCATCCGCGGCATCACCAAGCACGCCTCCGTCGAGTGGGGGCCGGACAACATCCGGGTCAACGTGCTGTGCCCGGTCGCCACGAGTGACCCGAACCGCTGGCCGCCGACCGTGATCGACCGGATCCCGCTCGGCCGGCTGGGCGACCCGGAGACCGACGTCGGCGGGACGGTCGTCTTCCTCGCCGGGCCCAGCGGTTCGTTCATCACCGGCCGCACACTGTTCATCGACGGCGGTGCCGGAATGTACCGCTAA
- a CDS encoding nuclear transport factor 2 family protein, with protein sequence MNAIEQLLARDQIRQLAERYALAVDGKDLDSLAALFADDVSNGRYGPGRAGVRTFYDNRLRLFHCSMHLVGNHVIDFDDDEHAHGVVYCRAHHHVTEPEHWFDLALAYWDTYERSGDGWVFRRRRVKSWYRQEFGHPEHGTGRVLAAEGQAGPMRGSRMPEGWPTFDDYWARPPAPLPGE encoded by the coding sequence ATGAACGCGATCGAGCAGCTGCTGGCCCGGGACCAGATCCGCCAGCTCGCGGAGCGCTACGCCCTCGCGGTCGACGGCAAGGACCTGGACTCCCTTGCCGCGCTCTTCGCCGACGACGTGAGCAACGGCCGCTACGGCCCGGGCCGCGCCGGAGTGCGGACCTTCTACGACAACCGCCTGCGGCTGTTCCACTGCTCGATGCACCTGGTCGGCAATCACGTGATCGATTTCGACGACGACGAGCACGCCCACGGCGTCGTGTACTGCCGGGCGCACCACCACGTCACCGAGCCCGAGCACTGGTTCGACCTGGCACTCGCGTACTGGGACACCTACGAGCGGTCCGGCGACGGCTGGGTGTTCCGCCGGCGGCGGGTGAAGTCGTGGTACCGGCAGGAGTTCGGGCATCCGGAGCACGGCACCGGGCGGGTGCTCGCCGCCGAGGGGCAGGCCGGCCCGATGCGGGGGAGCAGGATGCCGGAGGGCTGGCCCACCTTCGACGACTACTGGGCCCGGCCCCCGGCGCCGCTGCCCGGCGAGTGA